Proteins encoded in a region of the Scrofimicrobium sp. R131 genome:
- the atpA gene encoding F0F1 ATP synthase subunit alpha, with protein sequence MADLGIRPEDIRAALDSYVDSYEPASTAAEEVGYVTEAADGIARVEGLPGAMANELLRFADGTLGLALNLDPREIGVVVLGGFDSIEEGQEVRRTGEVLSVSVGDGYLGRVVDPLGQPMDGLGEITDIDGRRALELQAPGVMDRKSVHEPLQTGLKAIDSMIPIGRGQRQLIIGDRQTGKTTIAIDTILNQKANWESGDPQKQVRCIYVAIGQKGSTIASVRQTLADAGALDYTTIVASPASDPAGFKYLAPYTGSAIGQHWMYAGKHVLIVFDDLSKQAEAYRAVSLLLRRPPGREAYPGDVFYLHSRLLERCAKLSDELGGGSLTGLPIIETKANDVSAYIPTNVISITDGQIFLQSDLFNANQRPAVDVGISVSRVGGDAQIKAMKKVAGTLKLTLAQYRSMASFAMFASDLDATTRKQLVRGERLMELLKQAQSSPMPVEQQVVVIWAGSNGFLDDLELSQVLPFQDNLLDYVGAHSNVLATIAETGLLTDETEAELRRVVTECHDVFVDAAGEADAGAVEAERTEETIAVGKRRSDQD encoded by the coding sequence AAGCACCGCCGCCGAAGAGGTGGGGTATGTAACTGAGGCCGCGGACGGCATTGCCCGGGTCGAAGGACTGCCCGGTGCCATGGCAAACGAACTGCTTCGCTTCGCCGACGGAACACTGGGCCTGGCGTTGAACCTGGACCCCCGCGAAATTGGCGTGGTGGTGTTGGGTGGATTTGACTCCATCGAAGAGGGGCAGGAGGTGCGCCGTACCGGTGAGGTTCTCTCCGTTTCCGTTGGGGACGGGTACCTGGGCCGCGTGGTTGACCCCCTCGGCCAGCCGATGGACGGGCTGGGCGAAATCACCGACATTGACGGACGCCGTGCGCTGGAACTGCAAGCTCCCGGCGTGATGGACCGCAAGTCGGTGCACGAGCCGCTCCAGACCGGCCTCAAGGCGATTGACTCGATGATCCCGATTGGGCGCGGTCAGCGTCAGCTGATCATTGGCGACCGGCAGACCGGCAAGACCACCATCGCGATCGACACCATTTTGAACCAGAAGGCCAACTGGGAGTCCGGTGACCCCCAGAAGCAGGTGCGCTGCATCTACGTGGCCATCGGACAAAAGGGCTCCACGATTGCCTCTGTCCGACAGACCCTAGCCGATGCCGGGGCGCTGGACTACACGACCATCGTGGCTTCCCCGGCCTCAGACCCGGCCGGCTTCAAGTACCTGGCTCCCTACACCGGCTCGGCCATTGGTCAGCACTGGATGTATGCCGGCAAGCACGTGCTGATCGTCTTCGACGACCTGTCTAAGCAGGCCGAAGCCTACCGCGCAGTGTCGCTGTTGCTGCGCCGCCCGCCGGGGCGCGAAGCCTACCCGGGCGACGTCTTCTACCTGCACTCCCGGCTGCTGGAACGCTGCGCCAAGCTCTCCGACGAGCTCGGTGGCGGTTCGCTCACCGGCCTCCCGATCATCGAGACCAAGGCCAACGACGTGTCGGCCTACATTCCGACCAACGTCATCTCGATCACCGACGGGCAGATCTTCTTGCAGTCGGACCTGTTCAACGCCAACCAGCGTCCGGCAGTCGACGTCGGGATCTCCGTGTCCCGCGTTGGCGGTGACGCCCAGATCAAGGCGATGAAGAAGGTGGCCGGCACGCTGAAGCTGACCTTGGCCCAATATCGGTCGATGGCCTCGTTTGCCATGTTTGCCTCCGACCTGGATGCGACCACCCGGAAGCAACTGGTCCGCGGCGAGCGGCTGATGGAGCTGCTGAAGCAGGCCCAGAGCTCGCCCATGCCGGTGGAACAGCAGGTGGTGGTGATCTGGGCCGGGTCGAACGGGTTCCTGGACGATCTGGAACTGAGTCAGGTGCTGCCGTTCCAGGACAACCTGCTGGACTACGTGGGGGCCCACTCGAACGTGTTGGCGACCATCGCCGAAACCGGGCTGCTGACCGATGAGACCGAGGCAGAGCTGCGCCGGGTCGTCACCGAATGCCACGACGTGTTCGTCGACGCGGCCGGCGAGGCGGACGCGGGTGCGGTTGAGGCCGAACGGACCGAAGAGACTATTGCGGTGGGCAAGCGCCGCAGCGACCAGGACTAG
- a CDS encoding F0F1 ATP synthase subunit gamma, with the protein MAGQQRIYKQKIRSTETLAKVFRAMEMIAASRIGTARRRATEADPYTAALTRAVAAVTVHGRVDHPITQPRKDTNRVAVLAVASDRGMAGAYSATILRETERLLQELREDGKEPVLYASGRRAVQYFNFRHVPIKQSWTGESDNPDNEMMDEVAQTLLDAFLDPTDGVAEIYLVFTRFKSMVTQVPEIRKMLPLTVVDTRQIPGVDDSDREFKEDDAYPEYEFIPSAREVLNQLLPLYIRDRIRSAMLMAAASELASRQQAMHTANENANELITDYTRLANAARQADITQEITEIVSGADALTQQA; encoded by the coding sequence ATGGCGGGACAACAAAGGATCTACAAGCAGAAGATCCGCTCCACCGAGACCCTGGCGAAGGTGTTCCGGGCGATGGAGATGATCGCTGCTTCCCGCATTGGCACGGCTCGGCGCCGGGCCACGGAAGCGGACCCGTACACCGCTGCGCTCACCCGCGCGGTCGCGGCCGTTACCGTGCACGGCCGGGTCGATCACCCGATCACCCAACCCCGGAAAGACACCAACCGGGTGGCCGTGCTAGCGGTCGCCTCGGACCGGGGAATGGCGGGAGCCTACTCGGCCACCATTTTGCGTGAGACCGAGCGGCTGCTGCAGGAGCTGCGCGAAGACGGCAAGGAACCGGTCCTGTACGCGTCCGGGCGGCGCGCCGTCCAGTACTTCAACTTCCGGCACGTGCCGATCAAACAGTCCTGGACTGGGGAATCGGACAACCCGGACAACGAGATGATGGACGAGGTGGCCCAGACCCTGCTGGACGCCTTCCTGGACCCAACCGACGGGGTGGCGGAGATTTATCTAGTCTTCACCCGCTTCAAGTCGATGGTGACCCAGGTGCCCGAGATCCGGAAAATGCTGCCGCTGACCGTGGTGGACACGCGGCAGATTCCCGGCGTCGACGACTCGGATCGTGAGTTCAAAGAGGATGACGCCTACCCGGAGTACGAGTTCATCCCCTCGGCGCGGGAAGTGCTCAACCAGTTGTTGCCGCTTTACATTCGGGACCGGATTCGTTCCGCCATGCTGATGGCGGCCGCCTCCGAACTTGCTTCGCGCCAGCAGGCGATGCACACCGCGAACGAGAACGCGAACGAACTGATCACCGACTACACCCGTTTGGCCAACGCGGCGCGCCAGGCGGACATCACCCAGGAAATCACCGAGATCGTGTCCGGGGCTGACGCCCTGACACAGCAGGCATAG
- the atpD gene encoding F0F1 ATP synthase subunit beta, translated as MAENDKKLAEGRVARVVGPVVDVEFPPDAIPALYNALLVELDLTGQGEGEGKTTMTLEVAQHLGDNLVRTVALKPTDGLVRGQAVTDTGSPITVPVGDITKGHVFNVTGECLNSDTPLEIKERWPIHRDPPHFDQLEGQTKMFETGIKVIDLLTPYVQGGKIGLFGGAGVGKTVLIQEMIQRVAQDHGGVSVFAGVGERTREGNDLIHEMEEAGVFDKTALVFGQMDEPPGTRLRVALTALTMAEYFRDEQKQDVLLFIDNIFRFTQAGSEVSTLLGRMPSAVGYQPNLADEMGLLQERITSAGGHSITSLQAIYVPADDYTDPAPATTFAHLDATTNLAREIASRGLYPAVDPLASTSRILDPKYVGEDHYNVATRVKQILQKNKELQDIIAILGVDELSEEDKITVARARRIEQFLSQNTYMAEKFTGVPGSTVPLSETIEAFRRVADGEYDHIPEQAFFNIGGIEDLERKWHELQKQ; from the coding sequence ATGGCAGAAAATGACAAGAAGCTCGCGGAGGGGCGCGTGGCCCGCGTGGTCGGCCCCGTCGTGGACGTGGAGTTTCCCCCGGATGCAATCCCTGCGCTCTACAACGCGCTGCTGGTCGAACTGGACCTGACCGGTCAGGGCGAGGGTGAGGGCAAGACCACCATGACCCTCGAAGTGGCCCAGCACCTCGGGGACAACCTGGTCCGCACCGTCGCGCTGAAGCCCACCGACGGGCTCGTGCGGGGGCAGGCCGTGACCGATACCGGCTCGCCCATCACGGTGCCGGTGGGTGACATCACCAAGGGGCACGTGTTCAACGTGACCGGTGAGTGCTTGAACTCTGATACCCCGCTGGAAATCAAGGAGCGGTGGCCGATTCACCGCGATCCCCCTCACTTTGACCAGCTCGAGGGCCAGACCAAGATGTTCGAAACCGGCATCAAGGTGATCGACCTGCTCACCCCCTACGTGCAGGGTGGCAAGATCGGCCTGTTCGGCGGCGCCGGGGTGGGCAAGACCGTGCTCATTCAGGAAATGATTCAGCGCGTGGCCCAGGATCACGGCGGCGTGTCCGTCTTCGCCGGGGTGGGGGAGCGGACCCGTGAAGGGAACGACCTGATCCACGAGATGGAAGAGGCGGGCGTCTTCGACAAGACCGCCCTCGTGTTCGGCCAGATGGACGAGCCGCCAGGGACCCGGTTGCGGGTGGCCCTGACCGCGCTGACCATGGCCGAGTACTTCCGGGACGAGCAGAAGCAGGACGTGCTGCTGTTCATCGACAACATCTTCCGGTTCACCCAGGCGGGGTCCGAGGTGTCGACCCTGCTAGGGCGGATGCCCTCTGCGGTGGGTTACCAGCCGAACCTGGCTGACGAGATGGGCCTGCTCCAAGAGCGGATCACCTCGGCCGGCGGCCACTCGATCACCTCGCTGCAGGCGATCTACGTGCCTGCTGACGACTACACCGACCCGGCTCCGGCCACCACCTTCGCCCACCTGGATGCGACCACCAACTTGGCCCGCGAGATCGCCTCGCGCGGTCTCTACCCGGCCGTGGACCCGCTCGCCTCCACCTCGCGAATCCTGGACCCCAAATACGTGGGCGAGGACCACTACAACGTGGCCACCCGGGTCAAGCAGATTCTGCAGAAGAACAAGGAACTGCAGGACATCATCGCGATCCTCGGGGTCGACGAACTGTCCGAAGAAGACAAGATCACCGTGGCGCGGGCCCGGCGGATCGAGCAGTTCCTGTCGCAGAACACCTACATGGCGGAGAAGTTCACCGGCGTTCCCGGCTCCACCGTGCCGCTGTCCGAAACGATCGAGGCCTTCCGCCGGGTCGCCGACGGGGAATACGACCACATTCCCGAGCAGGCGTTCTTCAACATCGGCGGGATTGAAGACCTCGAGCGCAAGTGGCACGAGCTGCAGAAGCAATGA
- a CDS encoding DUF2550 family protein, translating to MTWLVLIPVLILLVGPGGFLLGRIYVLSHRLGSFRTLLRVIDPKEPSHDSGWMRGYARYGRSNMAWSGLVRFRVTPDLLLARTSLELVEQPRHHPTMGTSVLHLRDGDCEYEMVLSTGDYEGVISWIDSAPPGIS from the coding sequence ATGACCTGGTTAGTGCTGATTCCCGTTCTGATCTTGCTGGTGGGCCCGGGCGGATTTCTGCTGGGACGGATTTACGTCCTCAGTCACCGCCTGGGCTCATTTCGCACCCTGCTGCGCGTGATTGATCCAAAGGAGCCTTCGCACGACTCCGGTTGGATGCGCGGGTATGCCCGTTACGGGCGCTCCAATATGGCTTGGTCCGGGTTAGTTCGCTTTCGAGTGACCCCGGACCTTTTGCTTGCCCGCACTTCGCTGGAGCTGGTGGAGCAACCCCGGCACCATCCGACGATGGGGACCTCGGTGCTGCACCTGCGCGACGGCGACTGTGAGTACGAGATGGTGCTTTCGACCGGGGATTACGAGGGCGTGATCTCCTGGATCGACTCGGCGCCCCCGGGGATCAGCTAG
- a CDS encoding purine-cytosine permease family protein has product MLESVPRTARRSTWGIAAIWVGFGFVVTGLVVGGQLAGQGGTAGMPMGQAFLTVAAGELFLFILTILLGIPAMATGFNLAMLARFSYGRVGMVVPMVVMALLTLGWFSSILGMIGDVWGVLLGSPTGVTVIDPAVLGRPGIAPISLEVVLSCLVFGALFTWTAYRGISAIEKIALPVAPFVLIVSLVVGIAMVKDFGGWDAVVAESNTRSGFGFGSGLTLVIGAWIAGAIMGPDIMRFAKNRKAVLIGAAACFIITNPLLNVVGYIGTIATGDANFVNWMYVQGVFIALIGVLVWTVSLWTTNNSELYSNSLYTGAGMNSVGWNVRRTSIVLVVGIIGTILGSLGFYQLFFADFITVLGAAFVPLAGPIIADYYLLRKSVYTDANLTRQRPVRWTGVVSFLLGAVCGIVFQYFLPLPGGFSAGVAALIVTLVVHVGLHYLLPGVRAEDR; this is encoded by the coding sequence ATGCTGGAATCTGTCCCCCGGACCGCCCGTCGAAGCACCTGGGGCATCGCCGCTATCTGGGTCGGCTTCGGCTTCGTCGTCACCGGGCTGGTGGTGGGCGGGCAGTTAGCCGGCCAGGGCGGGACCGCCGGAATGCCGATGGGTCAGGCGTTCCTGACCGTGGCGGCCGGGGAACTGTTCCTATTCATTCTGACCATTCTGCTGGGCATCCCCGCGATGGCCACCGGATTCAACCTGGCGATGCTGGCGCGCTTCTCTTATGGCCGAGTTGGGATGGTGGTCCCGATGGTGGTGATGGCGCTGCTGACACTGGGCTGGTTCTCCTCCATTCTGGGGATGATTGGCGACGTCTGGGGAGTGCTCCTGGGGAGCCCAACCGGGGTGACCGTAATTGACCCGGCGGTGCTGGGTCGGCCGGGGATTGCTCCGATCAGCTTGGAAGTGGTCTTGAGCTGCCTGGTATTCGGCGCCCTGTTCACCTGGACCGCCTACCGCGGAATTTCTGCGATTGAGAAAATCGCGCTGCCGGTCGCGCCCTTCGTTTTGATCGTTTCCCTGGTAGTGGGGATCGCGATGGTGAAGGACTTCGGCGGGTGGGACGCGGTGGTGGCCGAGTCAAACACCCGGTCCGGGTTCGGGTTCGGTTCCGGTCTGACCCTCGTGATTGGAGCCTGGATCGCCGGGGCCATCATGGGTCCAGATATTATGCGATTCGCCAAAAACCGGAAGGCAGTGCTGATTGGGGCGGCCGCCTGCTTCATCATCACCAACCCACTGCTGAACGTGGTTGGTTATATTGGGACGATTGCTACTGGCGATGCGAACTTCGTCAACTGGATGTACGTCCAGGGTGTCTTTATTGCGCTGATCGGGGTGCTGGTCTGGACGGTGTCTTTGTGGACCACCAACAACTCTGAGCTGTACAGCAACTCGCTCTACACCGGTGCTGGGATGAACTCGGTCGGCTGGAATGTCCGTCGGACGTCCATAGTGCTAGTGGTGGGAATCATCGGAACGATCCTGGGTTCCCTCGGTTTCTATCAGCTGTTCTTCGCCGACTTTATCACCGTGCTGGGGGCAGCCTTTGTGCCGTTGGCCGGCCCGATCATTGCCGACTACTACCTGCTCCGCAAATCTGTGTACACGGATGCCAACCTGACCCGTCAGCGGCCGGTACGCTGGACAGGTGTGGTGTCATTCTTGTTGGGCGCGGTCTGTGGCATCGTCTTCCAGTATTTCCTGCCGTTGCCCGGTGGGTTCTCCGCCGGCGTGGCCGCCCTGATTGTCACCCTGGTGGTTCACGTTGGACTGCACTACCTGCTGCCCGGAGTGCGGGCAGAAGACCGTTAG
- a CDS encoding polysaccharide deacetylase, which translates to MKEIKVCVGVHVDAVAGWLGSYEGQDSPNDIQRGMFAGEVGMPRVRQLLQRRVLPATWFIPGHSIETFPQETEDVAAAGFEIAVHGYSHENPVAMSPQQEADVLGRCVSLIEKFTGSRPKGYVAPWWEMSEYTAQLLLDNGFSYDNSQSYHDFLPFYARVGDTWTNVDYSKEASEWMKPLVRGHEVDLVEIAANWYVDDLPPMMYIKGYPNSHGFVAPQVIEQLWKDQFDWIYREMDYAVFPFTIHPDVSGRPQVLMMLERVFDHIDRHPGVQWCTFAEVADDFRQRFPFEATR; encoded by the coding sequence ATGAAAGAAATTAAAGTATGCGTGGGGGTGCACGTCGACGCGGTCGCCGGTTGGCTGGGCTCCTATGAGGGGCAGGACTCGCCCAACGATATTCAGCGCGGTATGTTCGCCGGTGAAGTCGGGATGCCGCGGGTGAGACAACTCCTGCAGCGGCGCGTCTTGCCGGCCACCTGGTTCATCCCGGGGCACTCGATCGAAACCTTCCCGCAAGAGACTGAAGATGTCGCGGCGGCCGGGTTCGAGATTGCGGTCCACGGTTACAGCCACGAGAATCCGGTGGCGATGTCACCCCAGCAGGAGGCGGACGTGCTGGGGCGCTGCGTCTCCCTGATTGAGAAGTTCACCGGATCCCGGCCGAAAGGGTACGTGGCCCCCTGGTGGGAAATGAGCGAGTACACGGCTCAGCTCCTGCTGGACAATGGGTTCTCATACGACAACTCGCAGTCGTACCACGACTTCCTGCCGTTCTACGCCCGGGTGGGAGACACCTGGACCAACGTGGACTACAGCAAGGAAGCTAGCGAGTGGATGAAGCCCCTGGTGCGCGGGCACGAGGTGGACCTGGTCGAGATCGCGGCGAACTGGTACGTCGATGACCTGCCGCCGATGATGTACATCAAGGGGTACCCGAACTCGCACGGGTTCGTCGCCCCGCAGGTGATCGAGCAGCTGTGGAAGGACCAGTTTGACTGGATCTACCGGGAGATGGACTACGCGGTGTTTCCGTTTACCATCCACCCGGACGTTTCTGGCCGTCCTCAGGTGCTGATGATGCTGGAGCGGGTGTTCGACCATATCGACCGACACCCTGGGGTCCAGTGGTGCACCTTCGCCGAGGTGGCGGATGACTTCCGTCAGCGCTTCCCGTTTGAGGCGACCCGGTGA
- a CDS encoding asparaginase, translated as MSPRVALVTLGGTISMTKGADNPGIVPTLGAKELAASLPDLGEVEVELHSLERVPSASLTTEVLLQVLAECRAAVQAGAAGVVITQGTDTIDETSYFFDLLWDLPAPLIVTGAMRSPDEPGSDGPANMRDAILVAAEPAVREIGVLVVMAGEIHLARTVEKSHTSSICAFASPGEGPVGHVVEGQLRLHYRPVEVFPSLPEPKGVFVPLIEAVLDDDGQLIEAALAGGAVALVVAGSGAGHVSYGTRDRLAAALDRGIPVILTSRTGSGSVLTRTYGYRGAEIDLLSLGVIPAGFLSGRKARLLARVVLGSGGSVEDLRREVLARGA; from the coding sequence GTGAGCCCACGCGTAGCCCTGGTGACCCTCGGAGGCACAATTTCCATGACCAAGGGGGCCGACAATCCCGGGATTGTCCCCACCTTGGGGGCGAAGGAGTTGGCGGCCAGCCTGCCCGACCTCGGTGAAGTTGAGGTGGAGTTACACTCGCTGGAACGGGTGCCCTCCGCCTCGCTCACCACGGAGGTCCTGTTGCAGGTCCTGGCTGAGTGCCGGGCAGCAGTTCAGGCCGGCGCGGCCGGAGTAGTGATTACTCAGGGGACCGACACGATCGACGAGACCTCGTACTTCTTTGATCTGCTTTGGGACCTGCCGGCGCCGCTGATTGTCACCGGGGCTATGCGATCTCCAGATGAGCCGGGCTCAGACGGACCGGCCAACATGCGCGATGCGATCCTGGTGGCAGCCGAGCCGGCGGTGCGCGAAATAGGGGTCCTGGTCGTGATGGCCGGAGAAATCCATTTGGCCCGCACTGTGGAAAAGTCTCATACCAGCTCAATTTGCGCCTTCGCCTCCCCGGGGGAAGGGCCGGTGGGTCACGTGGTCGAGGGGCAGCTTCGGCTCCACTATCGGCCGGTGGAGGTGTTCCCGAGTCTGCCTGAACCCAAGGGGGTGTTTGTCCCCTTGATCGAGGCGGTACTGGACGACGACGGGCAGCTGATTGAGGCGGCCCTCGCCGGCGGTGCGGTGGCCCTGGTCGTGGCTGGATCAGGGGCGGGACACGTTTCCTACGGGACAAGAGATCGGCTGGCTGCGGCGCTTGATCGGGGGATCCCAGTCATCCTGACCAGCCGAACCGGGTCGGGCAGCGTCCTCACTAGGACGTACGGGTACCGTGGGGCTGAGATCGACCTGCTGTCATTAGGGGTGATCCCAGCGGGCTTCTTGTCGGGGCGCAAAGCTCGCCTGCTGGCTCGAGTGGTGCTGGGATCCGGAGGGTCAGTGGAGGACTTGCGGAGGGAAGTGCTCGCCCGCGGAGCATAG
- a CDS encoding HNH endonuclease signature motif containing protein — MTLSQLSDQDLLDLVAQTGKLQREIDARLVELTQEVQERCAREISLAHQVGCRDATDVWSRFALSAPAATKSRVRLARQLMPRLDQETGEKLGPAFPHTAHEFSQGNLTSNAAKVIVNSLRDLPEGEERELAEQVLVASAAGYDQDGQLVPALALSLPELRTQAETWRRKLDAPSRTETFETRRVDLVELENGMFRLSGVLVAEGAAVFTGLFSQIANPKLAGDEEDPRTPAQRRHDSLIAIGKAAADSPAIPKRNGQPFTVIVQVEAEDVAAGRGGYIHESRPTLIDQAELLHAACGASFQFVAQGDNGQIVELGSPERVFTPVQRAAIAARDGGCVIPGCNTEAAWCEIHHVTEWARGGPTHVSNGAMLCWYHHRNLGSSGWKIRIEDGIPWYCAPEALDPDQKWRATQPVHAVATRLIRKCRRRQSA; from the coding sequence ATGACACTCTCGCAGCTCAGCGATCAAGACCTGCTGGACCTGGTGGCTCAAACCGGGAAGCTCCAGCGGGAGATCGACGCGCGCTTGGTTGAGCTTACGCAGGAAGTTCAGGAGCGGTGTGCGCGGGAGATCAGCCTGGCCCATCAGGTGGGGTGCCGGGATGCGACCGACGTTTGGAGCCGGTTTGCCCTGAGCGCGCCGGCCGCCACCAAAAGCCGGGTGCGCCTGGCCCGCCAGCTGATGCCCCGCCTCGACCAGGAGACGGGTGAGAAACTGGGGCCAGCTTTTCCCCACACGGCCCACGAGTTCAGCCAAGGAAACCTAACCAGTAACGCCGCCAAAGTCATCGTCAACTCACTTCGCGACTTGCCGGAAGGGGAGGAACGGGAACTGGCGGAACAGGTGCTGGTTGCCAGCGCTGCCGGCTACGATCAGGACGGGCAGCTGGTTCCGGCATTGGCGCTCAGCTTGCCGGAGCTGCGCACCCAAGCTGAAACATGGCGTCGGAAGCTGGATGCTCCCAGTCGGACAGAGACGTTCGAAACCCGACGGGTCGACCTGGTGGAACTGGAGAACGGCATGTTCCGACTGTCGGGCGTGCTGGTTGCCGAGGGGGCCGCGGTCTTCACCGGGCTGTTTTCCCAAATTGCTAATCCAAAGTTGGCTGGGGACGAAGAGGATCCGCGCACTCCCGCCCAGCGCCGCCACGACTCACTCATCGCAATCGGGAAGGCAGCTGCCGACTCCCCGGCGATTCCCAAGCGCAACGGGCAACCTTTCACCGTCATCGTGCAGGTGGAGGCAGAGGACGTTGCGGCTGGCCGGGGTGGCTACATCCACGAGAGCAGACCCACCCTGATCGACCAGGCGGAGCTGCTGCACGCGGCCTGCGGTGCCAGCTTCCAGTTCGTGGCCCAGGGAGACAACGGGCAAATTGTCGAGCTTGGAAGCCCGGAACGCGTCTTCACCCCGGTTCAGAGGGCGGCGATTGCAGCCAGAGATGGTGGGTGCGTGATTCCCGGATGTAACACGGAGGCCGCCTGGTGCGAAATCCACCACGTGACCGAGTGGGCTCGAGGAGGCCCAACCCACGTGAGCAACGGAGCGATGCTCTGCTGGTACCACCACCGAAATCTAGGCAGCTCCGGCTGGAAAATTCGAATTGAGGACGGGATCCCCTGGTATTGCGCTCCTGAAGCGCTGGACCCGGACCAAAAGTGGCGGGCAACCCAGCCGGTCCATGCGGTTGCGACCCGCCTCATCCGGAAATGTCGGCGAAGACAGTCAGCTTAG
- a CDS encoding GntR family transcriptional regulator: protein MSVPVTQAEHAYTAIRTAIISGQLSAGARVYQSEWAEALGISVTPVREAIRRLEQEGLLNVTPHRDVTVSELSLAGAEEIYAMRLRVEPLQMEKSIEKFTKSASQQALSLCRQMDTTHDIIEFTYLNQQFHRTLLSYDDSWTARVTEMLEAAAAPYVALSLRKWPAQIKDSNAQHFQLLSAFDAGDLATAIEVGHAHLTSTLEALRKGLS, encoded by the coding sequence ATGTCGGTCCCCGTGACCCAGGCTGAGCATGCCTACACGGCGATCCGAACAGCCATCATCTCTGGCCAACTCTCGGCCGGGGCACGCGTGTACCAAAGCGAATGGGCTGAAGCGCTGGGAATCTCAGTGACACCGGTACGCGAAGCAATCCGCCGCTTGGAGCAGGAGGGGCTGCTGAACGTCACCCCGCACCGAGACGTCACCGTCAGCGAACTGAGTTTGGCCGGCGCCGAGGAGATCTACGCCATGCGCTTGCGGGTAGAACCACTTCAGATGGAGAAGTCCATCGAGAAGTTCACCAAGTCAGCTTCACAACAGGCGCTGTCCCTATGCCGTCAGATGGACACCACCCACGACATCATCGAGTTCACCTACCTGAACCAGCAGTTTCACCGCACACTGTTGAGCTACGACGATTCCTGGACAGCCCGGGTCACCGAGATGCTCGAGGCGGCAGCAGCACCCTACGTGGCCCTGTCACTTCGAAAATGGCCAGCCCAAATCAAGGACTCCAACGCGCAGCACTTTCAGCTGCTCTCCGCGTTCGACGCGGGCGATCTCGCCACAGCCATCGAAGTCGGGCACGCACACCTGACTTCGACGCTGGAGGCTCTCAGGAAGGGACTAAGCTGA